In Humulus lupulus chromosome 6, drHumLupu1.1, whole genome shotgun sequence, a single genomic region encodes these proteins:
- the LOC133784808 gene encoding uncharacterized protein LOC133784808, with translation MTRVVIYAQYDGEWKEEQGLYKWSPKNKEVISIIVDDSNITFEVLLEKLYKKIRVNQNDIELKISYLRIIAGENMPPFILRGDECLAAYLLDCGENNRRVALRVELIKREDICDMEVERNMKENEQSLVDDYFDREFYFENNICDAASAPGESGVNLGCEPVDLLNKRTTSSSPTPNHIDPLNYYDSLDHHDEQSQVPSEDTFRFPDGSDLAIGQEFKNKDEVKTKLNDISIKACFEMEINKSTKSLYVTKCIDKSCNLAVRVAEVTNSERFSIRTYCNTHTCSLISRKRLHRQASAAVVANVVRSSFDGQKETPKPKAIMTIMQNNHMPITYWKAWKGKKLANNLLRGSLELSFQNLPAYLYMVRKMNPGTITHLEVDEDSKFKYVFLAYGACIKGFRCMRKVIAVDGTWLKTKYKGVMLIATGQDGNFHQYPIAWAVVDSENDASWSWFLTELQELIPDDSDLNIKARVRVKGVIKLFEETANAYKVSNFNKLYDELKNRYPVAVKYLEESNLTLSKWARSHFTGCRYNIMTTNGAESINAALREPREYPIIALLEAMQAKVSEWFNNRRNIVASINTKCTPLTPKAENIIRKRFKKASEMNVKQLNRFEYEVTGKENDAIIDLGQRKCSCRVFDLDQLPCVHALASYEQAGIEVYDLCSNYYKLETWALAYVDTIYPVSTRRLGYQ, from the exons ATGACTCGAGTGGTAATCTATGCTCAATATGATGGGGAATGGAAGGAAGAGCAAGGGTTGTATAAATGGTCGCCAAAGAATAAGGAAGTTATATCTATCATTGTTGATGACTCCAATATTACTTTTGAGGTGTTATTGGAGAAATTGTATAAGAAGATTAGGGTGAATCAAAATGATATCGAATTGAAAATAAGTTACTTACGTATCATTGCGGGAGAAAATATGCCACCATTCATTTTACGAGGGGATGAATGTCTTGCAGCTTATCTTTTGGATTGTGGAGAGAACAATCGTAGAGTTGCACTACGTGTGGAGCTCATTAAGAGAGAAGATATATGTGACATGGAAGTTGAACGCAACATGAAAGAAAATGAACAAAGTTTAGTAGATGATTACTTTGACCGTGAATTCtactttgaaaataatatttGTGATGCTGCTTCTGCACCAGGCGAAAGTGGTGTTAATCTAGGTTGTGAACCTGTGGACCTTCTTAACAAAAGGACAACATCATCATCTCCAACTCCAAATCACATTGACCCACTGAACTACTATGATTCGTTGGACCACCATGATGAACAAAGTCAAGTCCCTAGTGAAGACACATTTCGTTTCCCAGATGGGTCAGATTTGGCAATTGGTCAAGAATTCAAGAACAAAGATGAGGTAAAAACTAAGTTGAACGATATTTCTATAAAGGCTTGCTTTGAAATggaaattaataaatctaccaagtCATTATATGTGACAAAATGCATTGACAAGTCATGCAATTTGGCAGTGCGTGTAGCAGAAGTTACCAACTCAGAGCGTTTCTCAATACGAACTTATTGTAACACTCACACTTGTTCCCTTATTAGCCGGAAAAGATTGCATCGTCAAGCAAGTGCTGCAGTAGTTGCTAATGTCGTGAGGTCAAGTTTCGATGGTCAAAAAGAGACACCGAAGCCAAAAGCAATAATGACGATTATGCAGAACAATCACATGCCAATAACATATTGGAAAGCTTGGAAGGGGAAAAAACTTGCAAACAACCTTCTTAGAGGTTCActtgaattaagttttcaaaatctTCCAGCTTACTTATACATGGTTCGAAAGATGAATCCAGGTACGATCACGCATTTGGAGGTGGATGAAGattctaaattcaaatatgttttcCTAGCATATGGAGCATGCATCAAAGGATTTCGTTGCATGAGAAAGGTTATTGCGGTGGATGGGACTTGGTTGAAGACCAAGTACAAAGGTGTAATGCTCATTGCAACAGGACAAGATGGTAATTTTCATCAATATCCTATTGCTTGGGCTGTGGTTGATTCAGAGAATGATGCTTCGTGGTCATGGTTCCTTACAGAGTTACAAGAACTTATACCAGATGATAGTGATTTA AATATTAAAGCACGTGTCAGAGTTAAAGGTGTCATAAAATTATTCGAAGAAACTGCCAATGCCTATAAAGTTTCCAACTTCAACAAACTCTATGATGAATTGAAGAATAGATATCCTGTAGCAGTGAAGTATCTTGAAGAATCAAATCTCACACTTAGTAAATGGGCAAGATCTCACTTTACAGGCTGTCGGTACAATATTATGACTACGAATGGTGCAGAATCTATTAATGCAGCACTGAGGGAACCTAGAGAGTACCCTATCATTGCATTGTTGGAGGCTATGCAGGCAAAAGTTTCTGAGTGGTTCAACAATCGCCGCAATATTGTGGCATCTATCAATACAAAGTGTACACCTTTAACTCCAAAGGCGGAGAATATTATTCGAAAAAGATTCAAGAAAGCATCGGAAATGAATGTGAAACAACTTAACCGATTTGAGTATGAGGTTACAGGTAAAGAAAATGATGCCATAATTGATTTAGGTCAAAGAAAATGCTCATGTCGGGTCTTTGACCTTGATCAACTTCCATGTGTGCATGCATTAGCATCATATGAGCAAGCTGGAATAGAAGTGTATGATTTGTGCTCTAATTATTATAAGTTGGAAACTTGGGCGTTGGCTTATGTTGATACCATTTATCCAGTCTCAACAAGAAGATTGGGATATCAATGA